The following are from one region of the Stanieria sp. NIES-3757 genome:
- the thrC gene encoding threonine synthase ThrC, whose protein sequence is MTVSISAADLSEMHSMTRYSTNWPGLIEAYRPYLPVSDTTPVVTLLEGNTPLIPAPALSQAIGRGVQVYVKYDGLNPTGSFKDRGMTMAITKAKEAGAKAVICASTGNTSAAAAAYARRAGMRAFVVIPDGYVALGKLAQALLYGAEVIAIEGNFDDALTIVREMSENYPVTLVNSVNPYRLQGQKTAAFEIVDVLGDAPDWLCIPVGNAGNITAYWMGFTEYHQQGKCDHLPKMMGFQAAGAAPFIAGKPIPNPETLATAIRIGNPANWEKAIAVQQHSQGEFHPVTDQEILDAYRFLASQEGIFCEPASAASVAGLLKQKEYVPNQATVVCVLTGNGLKDPSNAIEYSSNSIKQKIKADLTTVANEMGF, encoded by the coding sequence GTGACTGTGAGTATTTCTGCTGCTGATTTATCTGAAATGCATAGTATGACCAGGTATTCAACTAACTGGCCTGGTTTAATTGAAGCTTATCGTCCCTACTTACCAGTAAGTGATACTACTCCTGTAGTTACTTTACTGGAGGGTAATACACCTCTAATTCCTGCGCCTGCGCTCTCTCAAGCCATTGGTCGAGGAGTCCAAGTATATGTAAAATATGATGGTCTCAATCCGACTGGTAGCTTTAAAGATCGGGGTATGACTATGGCGATTACCAAAGCCAAAGAAGCAGGGGCAAAAGCTGTCATTTGTGCTAGTACAGGAAATACCTCAGCAGCAGCAGCAGCTTATGCTCGTCGTGCAGGGATGCGAGCTTTCGTCGTTATTCCTGACGGTTATGTAGCTTTAGGTAAATTAGCACAAGCTTTACTTTATGGTGCAGAAGTAATTGCGATTGAGGGGAATTTTGATGATGCTTTAACTATAGTACGGGAAATGTCGGAAAATTATCCTGTTACTCTAGTTAATTCAGTCAACCCTTATCGTCTTCAAGGACAAAAGACTGCTGCTTTTGAAATTGTCGATGTTCTAGGTGATGCTCCTGATTGGCTCTGTATTCCCGTGGGAAATGCTGGTAACATCACAGCCTATTGGATGGGTTTTACTGAATATCATCAACAAGGTAAATGCGATCACTTACCAAAAATGATGGGTTTTCAAGCAGCAGGTGCAGCCCCTTTTATTGCCGGTAAACCGATCCCCAATCCAGAGACTCTTGCTACAGCAATTAGGATTGGAAATCCTGCTAATTGGGAAAAAGCGATCGCTGTTCAACAACACAGTCAAGGCGAATTTCATCCAGTTACCGATCAAGAAATACTTGATGCTTATCGCTTCTTAGCCTCTCAAGAAGGAATTTTTTGTGAACCTGCTAGTGCTGCTTCTGTTGCCGGATTATTAAAACAAAAAGAATACGTTCCAAATCAAGCAACTGTAGTTTGTGTGCTAACCGGAAATGGACTTAAAGATCCTAGTAACGCCATTGAGTATAGTAGCAACTCAATCAAGCAGAAAATCAAAGCTGATTTAACTACAGTAGCTAATGAAATGGGTTTTTAG
- a CDS encoding DEAD/DEAH box helicase domain protein has protein sequence MTVTFKSLGLSDICVQQLEELGFVEPTQIQQQAIPSLLEGRDLVGQSQTGTGKTAAFSLPMLDLIDSRNKAVQGLILTPTRELAQQVGQAISDFASNRRMYVLTVYGGQSIERQIRSLRKGVQVVVGTPGRIIDLLERKELSLDQVRLAVLDESDEMLSMGFIDDVKKILQQASKQRQTACFSATMPREIKELIQQFLKSPIMVNVEQPKAAPARINQQAYMVPRGWHKNQALQPILEIEEIDSAIIFVRTKKTASELTNKLQEAGHSVDEYHGDLSQIQRERLVQRFRHGKIRMIVATDIAARGLDVENLTHVINYDLPDNAETYIHRIGRTGRAGKNGTAIALVQPIDRRTLKQIEHRLRQRLEINQIPSRTEVEAKRLAKLQAQVQETLSGERMASFLPLVRELSDQYDPLAIAAAALQMVYDQNCPPWMKTDWEVPQSGVSKPLIKRKNNRSNRKDGYKSKSVTENRSQGKIRSEVVISEQ, from the coding sequence ATGACTGTTACTTTCAAAAGCTTAGGATTATCAGATATTTGTGTACAACAATTAGAAGAACTTGGTTTTGTTGAACCGACTCAAATACAACAACAAGCAATTCCTTCTTTATTAGAAGGTCGCGATTTAGTTGGTCAATCTCAAACTGGTACAGGTAAGACAGCAGCGTTTTCACTGCCAATGTTGGATTTGATTGATAGTCGCAATAAAGCAGTTCAAGGTCTAATTCTGACACCCACTAGAGAATTAGCTCAACAAGTGGGACAAGCAATTAGTGATTTTGCTAGTAATCGCAGAATGTACGTTCTTACTGTTTATGGTGGTCAATCAATCGAGCGACAAATTCGCAGTTTAAGAAAAGGAGTGCAGGTTGTAGTCGGTACTCCAGGAAGAATCATTGATTTACTCGAAAGAAAAGAATTAAGTTTGGATCAAGTTCGTTTAGCTGTACTCGATGAATCCGATGAAATGTTGAGCATGGGTTTTATCGATGATGTCAAAAAAATCTTGCAACAAGCTTCAAAACAAAGACAAACAGCTTGTTTCTCAGCAACCATGCCTCGAGAAATCAAAGAGTTGATTCAGCAATTTCTCAAATCACCAATCATGGTAAATGTTGAACAGCCTAAAGCTGCTCCTGCAAGAATTAACCAACAAGCCTACATGGTTCCTCGTGGTTGGCACAAAAACCAAGCTTTACAACCGATTTTAGAAATAGAAGAAATCGACTCAGCAATTATTTTTGTACGGACTAAAAAAACTGCCAGCGAATTAACCAACAAACTACAAGAGGCAGGTCACAGTGTGGATGAATACCACGGTGATTTGAGTCAAATTCAAAGAGAACGTTTGGTTCAACGTTTTCGACACGGAAAAATCAGAATGATAGTAGCGACAGATATTGCTGCTCGGGGTTTAGATGTAGAAAACTTAACTCACGTAATCAATTACGACTTACCAGATAATGCTGAAACCTACATTCATCGGATCGGTCGTACTGGTCGTGCTGGTAAAAACGGTACCGCGATCGCTTTAGTCCAACCAATTGATCGCCGTACTTTAAAACAAATTGAGCATCGTCTCCGCCAAAGATTAGAAATTAACCAGATTCCTAGCCGTACCGAGGTAGAAGCTAAACGACTTGCTAAACTCCAGGCTCAGGTACAAGAAACTTTATCAGGCGAAAGAATGGCATCCTTTTTGCCGTTGGTAAGGGAATTGAGTGATCAATACGATCCTCTAGCGATCGCTGCTGCTGCTTTACAAATGGTTTATGACCAAAATTGTCCTCCATGGATGAAGACTGATTGGGAAGTTCCTCAATCTGGTGTATCTAAACCACTCATCAAACGCAAAAACAACCGCAGTAATCGTAAAGATGGTTATAAATCTAAGTCAGTGACTGAAAACAGGTCACAAGGTAAAATAAGGTCTGAAGTTGTTATTAGCGAACAGTAA
- a CDS encoding MiaB-like tRNA modifying enzyme YliG translates to MADKPIIAISHLGCEKNRVDSEHMLGLLAQAGYQVDSNEELADYVIVNTCSFIQAAREESVRTLVELAEANKKIIVTGCMAQHFQEQLLEELPETVAVVGSGDYHKIVNVVERVEIGEKVKEISTEPTYIADETVPRYRTTTEGVAYLRVAEGCDYRCAFCIIPHLRGDQRSRSIESIVAEARQLAAEGVQEIILISQITTNYGLDLYGEPRLADLLRELGKVDVPWIRIHYAYPTGLTPQVIAAIRDTPNVLPYLDLPLQHSHPAILKAMNRPWQGRVNDAIIERIKTELPEAILRTTFIVGFPGETEEHFQHLVQFVQRHQFDHVGVFTFSAEEGTSAYTMSEQISQEVMEARRETLMQIQQPIAAQKNRACVGKTVDVLIEQENPNTGELIGRSARFAPEVDGLAYVRGEASLGSIVSVEITAADIYDLYGEIV, encoded by the coding sequence ATGGCAGATAAGCCAATTATTGCGATTTCCCATCTAGGATGTGAAAAAAATCGCGTTGATTCAGAACACATGTTAGGCTTACTAGCTCAGGCTGGTTATCAAGTTGATTCTAATGAAGAATTAGCTGATTATGTTATAGTTAATACTTGCAGTTTTATTCAAGCAGCTAGAGAAGAATCAGTTCGTACTTTAGTAGAATTAGCGGAAGCCAATAAAAAAATTATAGTAACGGGCTGCATGGCTCAACATTTCCAAGAGCAACTGCTAGAAGAATTGCCAGAAACAGTAGCAGTCGTGGGCAGCGGAGACTACCACAAAATAGTTAATGTTGTTGAGCGAGTAGAAATAGGAGAAAAAGTTAAAGAAATATCTACAGAACCTACTTATATTGCGGATGAAACTGTACCTCGGTATCGGACAACGACTGAAGGTGTAGCTTATTTAAGAGTAGCTGAAGGATGTGACTATCGTTGTGCTTTTTGTATTATTCCTCATCTGAGAGGGGATCAGCGATCGCGCTCAATAGAATCAATTGTTGCCGAAGCCAGACAACTGGCAGCCGAAGGAGTACAAGAAATCATTCTCATCTCTCAAATCACAACTAACTATGGGTTAGATTTATATGGAGAACCCAGACTAGCCGATTTGTTGAGAGAATTAGGCAAGGTAGATGTACCTTGGATTAGAATTCATTACGCCTATCCGACAGGATTAACTCCTCAAGTAATTGCAGCAATCAGAGACACCCCTAACGTTCTGCCTTATTTAGATTTACCCTTACAGCATTCTCATCCAGCAATACTTAAGGCAATGAATCGCCCTTGGCAAGGAAGGGTGAATGATGCCATCATTGAACGGATTAAAACGGAATTACCAGAGGCAATTTTACGAACAACTTTTATCGTTGGTTTTCCTGGAGAAACAGAAGAACATTTTCAACATTTAGTGCAATTTGTCCAACGTCATCAATTCGATCATGTGGGTGTATTTACTTTTTCTGCTGAAGAAGGAACCTCAGCCTACACAATGAGCGAGCAAATTTCACAAGAAGTAATGGAAGCTCGTCGAGAAACACTGATGCAGATTCAACAGCCTATTGCTGCACAAAAAAATCGAGCTTGTGTTGGTAAAACAGTTGATGTCTTAATCGAACAAGAAAATCCTAATACAGGAGAATTGATTGGTCGTTCAGCCAGATTTGCACCTGAGGTAGATGGCTTAGCGTACGTTCGTGGGGAAGCCTCTCTTGGCTCGATTGTCTCCGTTGAAATTACAGCAGCAGACATATACGACCTTTATGGAGAAATTGTCTAG
- the btpA gene encoding photosystem I biogenesis protein: MDLKQIFKTTNPIIGVVHLLPLPTSPRWGGNLKAVISRAEQEATALAAGGVDGIIVENFFDAPFPKESVDPAIISAMTIIVDRLKNMVMLPIGINILRNDSHSAMAVAACVEAEFIRVNVLTGVMATDQGLIEGQAHQLLRYRRELGATVGILADVLVKHARPLGTPNLTTAVQDTIERGLADGVILSGWATGSPPSLEDLELASAAAGDTPVFIGSGANWENISRLMQAADGVIVASSLKRKGKITETIDPLRVAQFVEAARETVKEKEKQKSVSSVKLAK, encoded by the coding sequence GTGGACTTAAAACAAATTTTTAAAACAACTAATCCAATTATTGGTGTAGTTCATCTATTACCCTTGCCTACTTCCCCACGTTGGGGAGGAAATTTAAAAGCGGTCATATCACGAGCAGAACAAGAAGCTACAGCTTTAGCAGCAGGAGGAGTTGACGGCATTATCGTCGAAAACTTTTTTGATGCCCCTTTTCCGAAAGAAAGTGTCGATCCCGCCATAATTAGTGCGATGACCATAATTGTTGATCGGCTCAAAAATATGGTGATGCTGCCTATTGGTATCAATATACTACGAAATGATAGTCATAGTGCGATGGCGGTAGCTGCTTGTGTTGAAGCAGAGTTTATTCGGGTCAATGTTTTGACTGGGGTAATGGCAACCGATCAAGGTTTGATCGAAGGACAAGCTCATCAATTATTACGCTATCGCAGAGAATTAGGTGCTACAGTCGGAATTTTGGCAGATGTGTTAGTTAAACACGCTCGTCCTTTGGGAACACCTAATTTAACGACTGCTGTACAAGATACGATTGAACGAGGTTTAGCTGATGGGGTTATACTTTCTGGTTGGGCAACAGGAAGTCCTCCTAGTCTTGAAGATCTAGAATTAGCTTCAGCAGCAGCAGGAGATACCCCTGTTTTTATAGGTAGTGGTGCTAATTGGGAAAATATTAGCAGACTAATGCAAGCTGCGGATGGTGTGATCGTAGCTAGTTCTCTCAAACGTAAAGGTAAAATCACCGAAACTATTGATCCCCTTAGAGTGGCTCAATTTGTAGAAGCAGCTAGAGAAACTGTTAAAGAAAAAGAGAAACAAAAATCAGTTTCCTCAGTCAAACTAGCTAAATAA
- a CDS encoding Vitamin K epoxide reductase, whose amino-acid sequence MRRRRSLPWIYRWSRPLIGAIAITGAILTAYLTVTKLTGGEVVCSAEATAATGSCSDVLNSPYATIFGLPLTLFGFLAYISMAIFALSPLIIKLDGNKALKRNLENWTWLLLLAGGTAMAAFSSYLMYVLFFKLQAVCYYCIGSALFSWTLLTLAIMGREWEDIGQIFFTIVIVAMLTLVGALGVYANVDNPIGETPDQDGLIVIPQAQTSPEPPIGWEITTTSGEAEIALAKHLTAIGIKNYGAFWCPHCYEQKQLLGKEAFQEINYIECDPQGKNPQREACVAAGIKSFPTWEIKGKFYPGVQTPQQLAELSEYKGSMDFKYKLP is encoded by the coding sequence ATGCGCCGTCGACGTTCTCTTCCTTGGATTTATCGTTGGTCTCGACCTTTAATAGGCGCGATCGCTATCACTGGAGCCATTCTTACTGCTTATCTCACTGTTACTAAACTAACTGGAGGGGAGGTAGTTTGTTCGGCAGAGGCAACTGCTGCCACCGGTAGTTGTAGTGATGTTCTTAATAGTCCCTATGCTACTATTTTTGGCTTACCATTAACTTTGTTTGGTTTTTTAGCTTATATTAGCATGGCAATTTTTGCTCTTAGCCCTCTGATAATTAAACTAGATGGGAATAAAGCACTCAAACGAAATCTAGAGAATTGGACTTGGTTGCTACTATTAGCTGGTGGGACAGCTATGGCAGCTTTTAGCAGTTATTTAATGTATGTACTATTTTTCAAACTGCAAGCTGTTTGTTACTACTGTATTGGCTCTGCTTTATTTTCTTGGACTTTATTGACTTTAGCTATTATGGGACGAGAGTGGGAAGATATTGGTCAAATTTTCTTTACAATTGTGATCGTGGCAATGTTGACTCTCGTAGGTGCTTTGGGAGTTTATGCGAATGTTGATAATCCGATAGGAGAGACACCCGATCAAGATGGATTAATTGTAATTCCACAAGCTCAAACTTCACCAGAACCACCAATAGGCTGGGAAATTACCACAACATCGGGAGAAGCAGAAATTGCTTTAGCAAAACATTTAACTGCAATAGGCATAAAAAATTATGGTGCTTTTTGGTGTCCTCATTGCTATGAACAGAAACAATTATTAGGGAAAGAAGCTTTTCAAGAAATTAATTATATTGAGTGTGACCCCCAAGGAAAAAATCCTCAAAGAGAAGCTTGTGTAGCAGCAGGAATCAAATCTTTTCCAACCTGGGAAATTAAAGGAAAATTTTATCCAGGAGTACAAACTCCTCAACAATTAGCAGAATTATCTGAATACAAAGGTTCAATGGATTTTAAGTATAAACTTCCTTAA
- the murD gene encoding UDP-N-acetylmuramoylalanine-D-glutamate ligase — MPKAEIIGLGRSGIAAAKLLSQDGWEVTIADAASEENLISRSNLGEFQALKEKLAKEKIKLQLSQTQLLESADLPQLLVVSPGVPWDLPPLVEAREKRIDTIGEIELAWRYLKFVPWVGITGTNGKTTTTALIAAIFQAAGLNAPACGNIGYAACELALEKTNHQSLDWIVAELSSYQIESSPELAPQIGVWTTFTPDHLSRHKTLENYYNIKASLLHRSRHKIFNGDDPYLRKVGEEQWQDAYWTSIKGKDNLIGSSDRGVYLEDAWVVAFGELILPISLFKMPGIHNQQNLLMAVAAAKLAGIDKGAIASAIANFSGVPHRLEYIRTFKGINFINDSKATNYDAAEVGLASVDAPVILIAGGEAKEGNDLAWIEQIKQKAATVLLIGDAAPTFARRLTECGYDSFEIVETMANAVTRSVELAKQKDAEVVLLSPACASFDQYRSFEHRGDDFRQLCQELS; from the coding sequence ATGCCCAAAGCTGAAATTATTGGATTAGGAAGATCGGGAATTGCTGCTGCTAAATTACTCAGTCAAGATGGGTGGGAAGTTACAATTGCTGATGCTGCTAGTGAAGAAAATCTGATTTCTCGCTCGAATTTAGGCGAATTTCAAGCCTTAAAAGAAAAATTAGCGAAAGAGAAGATTAAACTTCAGTTGAGTCAAACTCAATTGCTAGAATCAGCAGATTTACCCCAATTGCTAGTTGTTAGTCCTGGTGTGCCTTGGGATCTTCCTCCATTGGTTGAAGCGCGAGAAAAAAGAATTGACACAATTGGAGAAATTGAACTTGCTTGGCGTTATTTAAAATTTGTACCTTGGGTAGGAATTACAGGTACTAATGGGAAAACTACCACTACAGCTTTAATTGCAGCAATTTTTCAAGCTGCGGGATTAAATGCGCCTGCTTGTGGCAATATTGGTTATGCAGCCTGTGAATTGGCTTTAGAAAAGACTAATCATCAATCTCTTGATTGGATTGTGGCTGAGTTGAGTAGTTATCAAATAGAATCTTCACCTGAACTGGCACCACAAATAGGAGTTTGGACTACTTTTACTCCCGATCATCTCAGTCGTCACAAAACCCTAGAAAATTATTACAACATCAAAGCTTCTTTGCTACATCGTAGTCGTCACAAAATTTTTAATGGAGATGATCCTTATTTACGTAAAGTAGGAGAAGAACAATGGCAAGATGCTTATTGGACGAGTATTAAAGGTAAAGATAACTTAATTGGTTCGAGCGATCGCGGGGTTTATCTTGAAGATGCTTGGGTAGTAGCGTTTGGAGAGTTGATTTTACCAATTTCTTTATTTAAAATGCCTGGAATACATAATCAACAAAATTTGTTGATGGCAGTAGCAGCAGCTAAATTGGCAGGAATCGACAAAGGCGCGATCGCATCAGCTATTGCTAATTTCTCTGGCGTACCCCATCGTTTAGAGTATATTCGCACTTTTAAAGGAATTAATTTTATCAATGATAGTAAGGCGACTAATTACGATGCAGCAGAAGTGGGGTTAGCTTCTGTGGATGCGCCAGTGATTTTAATTGCAGGAGGAGAAGCTAAAGAAGGAAACGATCTAGCTTGGATTGAACAGATTAAACAAAAAGCTGCCACAGTATTATTAATTGGAGATGCTGCGCCTACTTTTGCCCGTAGGTTAACTGAATGCGGTTATGATTCTTTTGAAATTGTCGAAACGATGGCAAATGCGGTGACTAGAAGTGTGGAATTAGCTAAACAAAAAGACGCTGAAGTAGTCTTATTATCTCCTGCTTGTGCTAGTTTCGATCAATATCGCAGTTTTGAACATCGAGGCGATGATTTTCGTCAACTGTGTCAAGAGTTATCATAA
- a CDS encoding small GTP-binding protein: MPLPIVAIIGRPNVGKSTFVNRLAGDQQAIVHDEPGITRDRTYRPAFWQDRDFQVVDTGGLVFDDDTEFLPLIRQQAMAALAEAAIAIFVVDGQTGPTEGDREIADWLRQQTVPVLLAVNKCESVEQGLIQAAEFWELGLGEPYPISAIHGSGTGDLLDELITHLPPVDEISEVEEIKVAIVGRPNVGKSSLLNALTGEQRAIVSPISGTTRDAIDTVVARDGKIYRLIDTAGIRRKKNVDYGAEFFGINRAFKAIRRADVVLFVIDVLDGVTEQDLKLADRIIEEGRAAVIVVNKWDAVEKDSNTIYQYQKMLQDRLYFMDWAESIFISAMTGQRVEKILDLVDTAVTEHRRRVSTSVINEVLEEAIRWHTPPTTRQGKQGKIYYGTQVSSQPPAIALFVNDPKRFNEGYRRYIDRQFREQLGFSGTPIRLFWRGKKVRDMERNTANRATKV; this comes from the coding sequence ATGCCATTACCTATTGTTGCTATTATTGGAAGACCTAACGTCGGTAAATCTACCTTTGTCAATCGCCTTGCAGGAGATCAACAAGCGATTGTTCACGACGAACCAGGAATCACTCGCGATCGCACTTATCGTCCTGCCTTTTGGCAAGACCGAGATTTTCAGGTTGTGGATACAGGAGGGTTAGTATTCGACGATGATACGGAATTCTTACCCTTAATTCGTCAACAAGCAATGGCAGCCTTAGCCGAAGCTGCGATAGCTATCTTTGTCGTTGATGGTCAAACTGGCCCTACCGAAGGCGATCGCGAAATTGCCGATTGGTTAAGACAACAAACCGTACCTGTTTTACTCGCCGTGAATAAATGCGAATCAGTCGAACAAGGTTTAATTCAAGCTGCCGAATTTTGGGAGTTGGGTTTAGGTGAACCTTATCCTATTTCTGCCATTCATGGTAGTGGTACAGGGGATTTATTAGACGAATTGATTACCCATTTACCTCCTGTTGATGAAATTTCTGAAGTTGAAGAGATCAAAGTAGCAATTGTTGGTCGTCCTAATGTAGGTAAATCCAGTCTCCTCAACGCTTTAACTGGAGAACAACGGGCAATTGTTAGTCCGATTTCTGGGACAACTAGAGACGCGATCGATACTGTGGTAGCAAGAGATGGTAAAATCTATCGTTTAATAGATACTGCTGGCATTCGACGTAAGAAAAATGTCGATTATGGGGCGGAATTCTTTGGTATCAACCGTGCTTTTAAAGCCATTCGTCGTGCGGATGTAGTTTTATTTGTAATTGATGTCCTCGATGGCGTTACCGAACAAGATTTAAAACTAGCAGACCGCATTATTGAAGAAGGTAGGGCAGCGGTTATTGTCGTCAATAAATGGGATGCAGTCGAAAAAGACTCTAATACCATTTATCAATATCAAAAAATGCTTCAAGACCGTCTTTATTTTATGGACTGGGCAGAAAGTATTTTTATTAGTGCCATGACAGGGCAAAGAGTAGAAAAAATCCTCGATTTAGTTGATACTGCTGTTACAGAACATCGTCGTCGTGTCAGTACTTCGGTAATTAACGAAGTTTTAGAAGAAGCTATTCGTTGGCATACTCCTCCTACTACCCGTCAAGGAAAACAAGGAAAAATTTACTACGGAACACAAGTTAGTTCTCAACCACCAGCGATCGCTCTATTTGTCAACGATCCGAAGCGTTTTAACGAAGGTTATCGCCGTTATATCGACCGACAATTCCGCGAACAATTGGGTTTTTCGGGTACTCCAATTCGTTTATTCTGGCGTGGTAAGAAAGTCCGTGACATGGAAAGAAATACTGCCAATCGGGCAACTAAAGTTTAA
- a CDS encoding similar to s-layer associated multidomain endoglucanase: MFRLHINKKKFILIGFVLALLSSLIISKQSPIANLILSPAIAHQPKILNASEISQTRNNSICSSQESLPWLKTDGKWITDEAGNQVTLRGISFCGFNNAWGEKVLPDFQDKVARVTNGVNGWYPNLLRLPIKHQHMDTFSLEEIYQALKAGVDECVKQKVYCIIDWHAVDGEDGADWRSLKTGKQTRDFWSYMAPRFKDYSNVIFELYNEPGYPKDVTEENWLIWRSRAQPWVNLIRENAPSNLILINSPLWSQITQFAPQYPFFGDNLAYVNHTYPGMEESWPKDVGMEYDWEEVFGKAADSVPVFITEFGWQADAEWEFSRATTAEFGQPIKDFLSKRPNINWVIWTYDHYCSPRLADESDRVLGGKKMGIFVRDWLKEEWQRSTNPTQFNCDK, translated from the coding sequence ATGTTTCGTTTGCATATAAACAAAAAGAAATTTATTTTAATTGGATTTGTACTTGCTTTACTCTCTTCATTAATTATTTCCAAGCAATCACCTATCGCTAACTTAATTTTGTCACCTGCCATAGCTCATCAGCCTAAAATTTTAAACGCTAGTGAAATCAGTCAAACACGAAACAACTCGATTTGTTCCTCTCAGGAGAGTTTGCCTTGGCTGAAAACTGATGGAAAATGGATCACTGATGAAGCAGGTAATCAAGTTACTTTACGAGGCATTAGTTTTTGTGGTTTTAATAATGCTTGGGGAGAAAAAGTCTTACCAGATTTTCAGGATAAAGTTGCTCGAGTTACCAATGGTGTTAATGGCTGGTATCCAAATTTATTACGTTTGCCAATTAAACATCAACACATGGATACATTTAGTTTAGAAGAAATTTATCAAGCTTTAAAAGCAGGTGTGGATGAATGTGTTAAACAAAAAGTTTATTGTATTATTGATTGGCACGCAGTAGATGGCGAAGATGGAGCCGATTGGCGATCGCTAAAAACAGGAAAACAAACGAGGGATTTTTGGAGTTATATGGCTCCGCGTTTTAAAGATTACTCTAATGTCATCTTTGAACTATACAACGAACCTGGTTATCCCAAAGACGTTACCGAAGAGAATTGGTTGATTTGGAGGAGTCGAGCGCAACCTTGGGTAAATCTCATTAGAGAAAATGCACCAAGCAATTTAATTCTGATTAATTCGCCTTTATGGTCACAAATTACGCAATTTGCCCCGCAATATCCTTTTTTTGGGGATAATCTTGCTTATGTTAATCACACCTATCCTGGTATGGAAGAAAGTTGGCCCAAAGATGTTGGCATGGAATATGATTGGGAAGAGGTGTTTGGCAAGGCTGCTGATAGTGTACCTGTTTTTATCACCGAGTTTGGTTGGCAAGCAGATGCAGAATGGGAATTCAGTCGCGCTACAACCGCAGAGTTTGGTCAGCCAATCAAAGATTTTTTAAGTAAGCGTCCTAATATTAATTGGGTAATTTGGACTTACGATCATTATTGTTCTCCCAGATTAGCAGATGAAAGCGATCGCGTGTTGGGAGGTAAGAAAATGGGTATTTTTGTGCGTGATTGGCTTAAGGAGGAGTGGCAAAGATCGACTAATCCAACTCAATTTAATTGCGATAAATAA